The DNA window ATGCCAGAAGATCAGCTTGACCGGCACGTCGCCGGGCGCGTCGATGAGGCTTTGCTCGGTATAGGCCAGCTGGAAATGCGCCGCCGCGACCCCGGGAACGAGGGTCAGTGCCAGCGCGGCGGTTACGAGATTGCCGTGGAAGATCAAGGTCGTTGCCTTTCAACATGAGCGGCCGGACAGGCCGCGGGAGAAAGGACGAACGGGATGAGAGGCTCGGAGCGGCCGGGCTGCGGCCGAACCGGGCCAGACGCGCACCCCGGCGTCCGGTGGAAACCGCCTCCCTTGCGGGGAAACGGGCGGCCGGCAGGTCTCCTGGCTTGCGGGTCTCAGCTTGGCTGGCCTTCCCGGGGGCCTCCCCAGTGGCGTTCTCAGCCGTGCTCGCCGCTTACAGTTGCGGGGGCAGCCGCGGAATTGCCCGTCCCTTCGGACGGGCGCACCGCGTTCCCTTTTCACGTCCGGACCCTCGGGCCCGGGCGAACCGGTCACGCATCCGTCATTGCAAGCAGCTCGGGACTTGTCAATCGGCACAACCGCCGCGCGGCCCGGGTTTGACGCGGCGGCCCCGCCCGCTAAGCTGTCCCCGACACGCGCAAGGAGCCCCCATGACCGACGAGACCGCCGCCGCCACCGATACCGCCCCCACCAATACCGCAGCCGACGACGCCCGCCATGCCAGCAAGATGGCCAAGAAGAAGGCCGCGCGCGACAAGATCATGGCCGGGAAATCCGGCGAGAAGGGGCTGATCCTGGTGCATACCGGCACCGGCAAGGGCAAGTCCTCCTCGGGCTTCGGGATGATCCTGCGCTGCATCGCCCATCAGATGCCCTGTGCCGTGGTCCAGTTCGTCAAGGGCGCCTGGGATACCGGCGAGCGGCGGCTTCTGACCTCGCATTTCGGCGATCTCTGCCAGTTCCATGCCATGGGCGAGGGCTTCACCTGGGAAACCCAGGACCGCGCCCGCGACATCGCCGCGGCCGAAAAGGGCTGGGAAAAGGCCAGGGAGCTGATCCGCGACCCCGAAATCCGCATGGTACTGCTCGACGAGATCAACATCGCGCTGCGCTACGGCTATCTCGACCCGGCCGAGGTGGTGGCCTTCCTGCAGGCCGAGAAGCCGCCGCTGTCGCATGTCGTCCTGACCGGGCGCAACGCCCCCGAAGAGGTGATCGAGGCGGCCGATCTGGTGACCGAGATGACGCTGGTCAAGCACCCGTTCCGCTCGGGCATAAAGGGCCAGCCGGGCGTCGAGTTCTGAGCCGCGCTTGACATCCGCAGGGCCCCGTCCGACACCCCCTGCCGAAAGTCGCAGGAGCCGCCATGACCCTTGACCGGACCCGGAGCCGCTATCCCGACCTGCCCCCCGGCGATGCGGCCCCGCCGATGCCCGAAATCTCGGTACCGATGCTCGACCCGGTGCCGCCGCGCCGCGCGAAGGCCCTGATGCTGCAGGGCACGAGTTCGGATGTCGGCAAGAGCCTCCTGGTCGCAGGGCTCGCCCGCGCCTATGCGCGGCGCGGCCTGAAGGTCGCGCCCTTCAAGGCGCAGAACATGTCGAACAATGCCGCCGTCGCCGCCGACAGCGACCTGCCTCCCGGCCCCGACGGCACCGCCCCCAGGGGCGAGATCGGCCGCGCCCAGGCGCTTCAGGCGCAGGCCGCGGGGCTGCCCCCCTCGATCCACATGAACCCGGTGCTGCTGAAGCCGCAGGCCATGGTCGGCTCGCAGGTGGTGCTGCGGGGCCGTCCGCTGGGCAACTGGCCCGCGCGGCATTACCACAAGCTCAAGCCCAAGCTCCTGCCCGCGGTCATGGACAGTTTCAACCGCGTCGCGGCCGGGGCCGATCTGGTGCTGGTCGAGGGCGCGGGCGCGGGCACCGAGACCTATCTGCGCAAGAGCGACATCGCCAACATGCGCTTTGCCGAGGCCGCCGATCTGCCGGTGATCCTCGTCACCGACAATGACCGGGGCGGCGCGATGGCGGCCGTGGTGGGCTCGTGGTGCCTGCATACGGCGGCCGAACGCGCCCGCATCGCGGGCTATCTGGTCAACAAGTTCCGCGGCTATTTCTCGCTTTACGAACCGGCCTGCGCGACGATCACCGAACGCACCGGCTGGCCCTTCCTGGGCGTCGCCCACTGGTTCGAGGGCGCCGCGCGGCTTCCGGCCGAGGATGCGCTGGCGCTCGAGCGGCCGGCCTCGGGCGGCGGTACCGGAC is part of the Rhodovulum sp. MB263 genome and encodes:
- the cobO gene encoding cob(I)yrinic acid a,c-diamide adenosyltransferase, translated to MTDETAAATDTAPTNTAADDARHASKMAKKKAARDKIMAGKSGEKGLILVHTGTGKGKSSSGFGMILRCIAHQMPCAVVQFVKGAWDTGERRLLTSHFGDLCQFHAMGEGFTWETQDRARDIAAAEKGWEKARELIRDPEIRMVLLDEINIALRYGYLDPAEVVAFLQAEKPPLSHVVLTGRNAPEEVIEAADLVTEMTLVKHPFRSGIKGQPGVEF
- a CDS encoding cobyric acid synthase, which encodes MLDPVPPRRAKALMLQGTSSDVGKSLLVAGLARAYARRGLKVAPFKAQNMSNNAAVAADSDLPPGPDGTAPRGEIGRAQALQAQAAGLPPSIHMNPVLLKPQAMVGSQVVLRGRPLGNWPARHYHKLKPKLLPAVMDSFNRVAAGADLVLVEGAGAGTETYLRKSDIANMRFAEAADLPVILVTDNDRGGAMAAVVGSWCLHTAAERARIAGYLVNKFRGYFSLYEPACATITERTGWPFLGVAHWFEGAARLPAEDALALERPASGGGTGLVIAVPHIARMANFDDLDPLSAEPGVDLRWVRPGEPIPAEADLVLLPGSKTTRPALDSIRANGWDIDILGHLRRGGRVVGICAGFQMLGRKVRDPDGIEGPPGETEGLGLLDIETEIGGEKRLVEIAAEDAISGTSVTGYEMHMGVTRGPGLERPWLRLDGRPEGAVSADGLVMGGYLHGLFAADGFRRHWLRAMGGRASGLDHAARVEAALDALADQLERDLDLDALLALAR